In Posidoniimonas corsicana, the genomic window GCTGGCTAGGACGCCGGCGCGTGCGGCCGGCCAGGCAGAGAGTGAGGCCGGCGCATGCCGGTCCGCCAGAGAAGAGGCCCCCGTCGATCCCGATTCCGGGCCAAGTGGCCACGGCTGGATCAACGGCAGGTGCTACGCCGCCCGGAGGCGCCCTGATAGACGATCGTCGGCGAGCGTCGCCCCGCCGAGGGGCGGCGCCGCTTTGGTCTGGTCTTGCCGCGCTGACCACTGGCGGCGCGACGCGTTCACGGCGGCCGGCGACTGACCGGGCGCCCGTGGGCGCCCGCCTTCCGCCGGCGAGCCATCAGGGAGAATCCGAGAGTTCCAAACCGGGGCCGAGTCGCGGAGGCGGAAACCGCCCGGACGCGGGGCCACTGGTCTGGTTGTTCCGAGCGGACAAAACCCCGCGTTCACGCCGGACGACGCCGACGGGGCCAGCATCAGCCGGAACACCGCCGCGAGGCACAGCCGGCCAAGCGACCGGAACACCGGCCCGCCGGGGGCGTTGGGGATCGTCGAAACACCCGGATGTGTCAACGTAGGAGCCTATTCTGCAAGCAAACTCTCTGCTCGGCGGCTGTACGACCACCGGCCCGCAACAGATATAATCTCTGAATAAGGTGGATATGAATCCGCAACGCGTCGCGGGCGGCGGACACGTCAAAGCCTGCCATTTGAATCGTGGCAATGTACCCAAATCAAAGCTCAGCCGCAAGATACGTCGTTTTCCGGTCGGCTGCGCGACCCGCCGCCGCAGCCGCCTCTTGCCCCCGCCAACCCGGCAGACGGGGCTAGCGTGTCGCCTTTCCTCGCCGCTCAGGTCGCCGACGACTGGCCGCCCGCCGCGTGGCGCGACACGCACGTGCTGGCCGCCGTATCGGGCGGCGCGGATAGCGTCGCGATGCTGCGGGCGTTGCACTTCTTGAAGCAACAATCTGGTGGCCGCGGCCAGCTGATGGTCGCCCACTTCGACCACCGCCTCCGGGGCGGCGCGTCCACCGCCGACGCCGAATGGGTTGGCCGCCTCGCCGACTCGCTCAACCTCCCGTTCCACCTCGGCGAGGCCGCGGGGCAGTCGCTCGCCAGCGAGCAGCAGGCACGCGACGCCCGCTACCGGTGGCTCACCGACACCGCCCACCAGGTCGGCACCCGCTACGTCGCGACCGGCCACACCGCCGACGACCAGACCGAAACCATCCTGCACCGCCTGCTCCGTGGGTCCGGATTGGCCGGGCTGGCCGGCATCCCCAGCAGCCGACCGCTGAGCGAGGTCTGCGAGGTCGTCCGCCCGCTGCTCTCCGTCTCTCGTGCCCAGGTCGAATCCTTCCTGGGCGACCTCGGACAAGACTTCTGCACTGACGCCACCAACGAACACGCGGACTTCACCCGCAACCGCCTGCGGAACGAGGTGTTGCCGCTGCTCCGGGAGCAGTTTGGCCCCTCGGTCGACGACGCCATCCGCCGTGCCGGGGAGCAGGCGTCCGAGGCCCAGGCCATCGTGAGGTCACTGGCCGAAGACCTGGCGCTCGCGGCCGCGGAAGTCACGCGCGTCAACCGAATCGAAC contains:
- the tilS gene encoding tRNA lysidine(34) synthetase TilS, translated to MSPFLAAQVADDWPPAAWRDTHVLAAVSGGADSVAMLRALHFLKQQSGGRGQLMVAHFDHRLRGGASTADAEWVGRLADSLNLPFHLGEAAGQSLASEQQARDARYRWLTDTAHQVGTRYVATGHTADDQTETILHRLLRGSGLAGLAGIPSSRPLSEVCEVVRPLLSVSRAQVESFLGDLGQDFCTDATNEHADFTRNRLRNEVLPLLREQFGPSVDDAIRRAGEQASEAQAIVRSLAEDLALAAAEVTRVNRIELQPSPFHCQPPLIAREACKLAWRAAGWPEQAMGADEWRRLLALLSTPDAAAIQLPGGVDARWVGDRVELRRT